The stretch of DNA TCCGCATCCTATCCGTCAGCTCCACCAGTTGTTCGTTCTCTTTTGCAAAAAGAGATACAATGTCATCAGGGACCGAGCTTCGTGTTGACCTGAACGCCGGAGGTGACTTGTATTTCTTTGTGACCGTTGGTCCTGTGGTCTCTATCAGCAACTTTCCGAAATAATGACTGAACGGACTGAATCGCTCCCAAAAGGACGGCCTTCGGTTGGCTTTGGATAGTGCCTGAAATGCGGGATAGTAGCTCCTGTTGGTGGTGATGAGGTGATCCAGGCATTCCCCGATGCTCCATCTTCCTGGCTCCGGTTTGGTATTCAGTTGCTCTCCCGTTAAATGCGAAAACAATAATTGTACCTGGTCGGTCAGGGAACCGATACGATCTCTGACCTCATCGTAGTAATTGTCATTGGGATATTGAATGACCTCCATTCTGAACGGATTTAGTCC from Flavobacteriales bacterium encodes:
- a CDS encoding DinB family protein → MEVIQYPNDNYYDEVRDRIGSLTDQVQLLFSHLTGEQLNTKPEPGRWSIGECLDHLITTNRSYYPAFQALSKANRRPSFWERFSPFSHYFGKLLIETTGPTVTKKYKSPPAFRSTRSSVPDDIVSLFAKENEQLVELTDRMRMNPPLQTIVTSPASNLVTYTLGDALEIILGHEQRHINQAKAVLDMTILNKHTQEVQ